One Dermatophagoides farinae isolate YC_2012a chromosome 1, ASM2471394v1, whole genome shotgun sequence genomic region harbors:
- the Lipt1 gene encoding lipoyltransferase 1, producing MKQRLIRLAEYCRKSKTDFKEISLTIGKKHGLQHFSSSINVNSKNRTNHELITPWIKSLLQSGSVIVSTVDDIYANLALEEWLFQNYDFSVNNEQILLLWYNRPAVVVGRHQNVWLEASIDYCRQNGIDVARRNSGGGTVYHDMNNLNISFITSRKFYDRSRNLQFIRDVLSDNFRIDANISPRKDLVICDGGEKISGTASKLNDHNSYHHCTLLVDVDKSNLRNALRLQPLMNVYSNATKSVPSSTINLKSLHQSMTMKSLIQAISKNYSKYYTANKDRISFVHYLDQIDSERFGPVIDDIRSKFQSWEWVFGSTPKFTICSKLFSDRSMEYQMKITIEKGYIQHVSIEPNLLNDDYDKILQTVLIGKVRFEEKNLEQAFETIKSVDKHDQILTKILLTIFVTYKQICC from the exons atgaaacaacgaTTGATTCGTTTGGCC GAATATTGTCGAAAATCTAAAACAGATTTTAAAGAAATCTCATTaacaattggaaaaaaacatggatTACAACATTTTAGTAGCAGTATCAATGTCAACTCTAAGAATAGAACAAATCATGAATTGATAACACCATGGATTAAATCATTACTACAATCCGGTTCGGTAATTGTATCGACTGTGGATGATATTTATGCCAACCTAGCTCTAGAGGAATGgttatttcaaaattatgatttctcagtgaataatgaacaaattttattaCTGTGGTATAATCGACCGGCCGTAGTTGTTGGTCGTCATCAGAATGTTTGGTTAGAAGCATCAATAGATTATTGCCGTCAGAATGGAATTGATGTGGCCCGTCGTAATAGTGGTGGAGGCACTGTTTATCATGACATGAACAATCTGAACATTTCTTTTATTACATCGAGAAAATTTTATGATCGTAGCAGAAATCTCCAATTCATTAGAGATGTCCTAAGTGATAATTTCCGAATTGATGCTAACATTTCTCCACGAAAAGATCTAGTCATTTGTGATggtggagaaaaaatttccggcACTGCatccaaattgaatgatcataactcttatcatcattgtacaTTATTGGTAGATGTTGATAAAAGCAATCTCCGAAATGCATTACGTCTACAACCGTTAATGAACGTATATTCGAATGCTACAAAAAGTGTTCCATCGTCcacaataaatttaaaatcattgcatcaatcaatgacaatgaaatcaTTGATACAAGCCatatcaaaaaattattcaaaatattaCACTGCCAACAAAGatagaatttcatttgttcattatttagATCAAATCGATTCTGAACGATTTGGTCCTGTTATCGATGATATTCGTTCAAAGTTTCAGTCTTGGGAATGGGTATTCGGTAGTACACCTAAATTCACTATTTGTTCTAAATTGTTCTCCGATCGATCAATGgaatatcaaatgaaaataaccaTAGAAAAAGGATATATTCAACATGTGTCAATCGAACCGAATTTACTCAATGATGACTATGACAAGATTTTACAAACGGTACTAATTGGCAAAGTACGTTtcgaagagaaaaatttggaaCAAGCATTTGAAACTATCAAATCGGTTGACAAACATGACCAAATTCTTACCAAAATTCTGTTGACCATATTTGTCACATATAAACAAATTTGCTgttga
- the LOC124491997 gene encoding tRNA (carboxymethyluridine(34)-5-O)-methyltransferase alkbh8 → MHVFAFIYEFTAIIKKMNSSNYYYKINNKQFSRMKKKEKKVISTIIRQYFFEDSELIIDDSVESDRTLLVDNRDNQIFLTTTEILELINEKINNDKRIPDLFEDYFVMPNKKFLILKPANEDICHQIYRLNFDEKFKDYNLNFIFIPNKLLELAIQKYQSTVDQIFDLFSEENKPNGLKIIDDFLDESKESIFMNFVSTYFEIATKENKISRLKNREAIHFGYAFDYEQNLIINDSRQVISPEIPREFDLICELFLEFVPEKPDQLTINRYAGEKSDHIPFHCDTHSMCTEWIISLSIGSSVVMSWKRRNDDDNIKQRASTILPPRSLMIMQEEARYNWNHGITKTKIDLVPFNNNFPIKRKRLSFQPRSERYSLTFRKTRPVTDQCQCDECIKQNENDEVAGFQISNPRKLETDFVHRTYDQIADHFSTTRYKCWPQVVNFLESLPAGSFVLDVGCGNGRFLSVNPSIVTIGTDRSINLLKICHQRNLETFLDNCLYVDQTIREQVFDAIISIAVIHHMVTEQRRVRAIHAILNLLAIDGLALIYVWAFEQKHEGSASKYLKTTETVINMEQDDENTSFQGTLSIHQNRTEFREQDILVPWTKKITNDKQSELSEKFFRFYHVFQREELENLVNMVAQKETRYSIRIEKSYYDEGNWCVIVRKTKL, encoded by the exons ATGCACGTGTTTGCATTTATTTACGAATTTACGGCAATCATTAAAAAGATGAATTCTTCAaactattattataaaatcaataataaacaattttcacgaatgaagaaaaaggagaaaaaagtCATCTCCACCATCATtcgacaatattttttcgaaGATTCAGaattaatcattgatgatagtGTTGAATCCGATCGAACTTTGCTTGTCGATAATCgagataatcaaatttttctcacAACAACGGAAATTTTGGAActgataaatgaaaaaataaataatgataaaagaaTTCCAGATTTATTCGAGGATTATTTTGTTATGCcaaataaaaagtttttaatCCTAAAACCAGCCAATGAAGATATATGTCATCAGATTTATAGGCTGAATTTTGATGAGAAATTCAAAgattataatttaaatttcatatttatacCGAATAAATTGCTGGAATTAGCGATACAAAAATACCAGTCTACTGTTGATCAGATTTTCGATTTATTCAGCGAGGAAAATAAGCCAAAcggattgaaaatcattgatgattttctaGATGAATCGAaagaatcgatttttatgaatttt gTCAGCACATACTTTGAAATCGCCACTAAAGAGAATAAAATATCTCGACTGAAAAATCGTGAAGCCATCCATTTTGGTTATGCTTTCGATTACgaacaaaatttgattattaatgattCTAGACAAGTTATAAGTCCGGAGATTCCACGAGAATTCGATTTAATTTGTGAACTTTTTTTAGAATTTGTACCAGAAAAGCCTGATCAATTGACGATAAACCGTTATGCAGGAGAAAAAAGTGATCATATTCCGTTTCATTGTGATACACATTCCATGTGCACTGAATGGATTATATCACTTAGCATAGGATCCTCCGTAGTTATGTCATGGAAAAGgcgaaatgatgatgataatatcaaaCAACGGGCATCGACAATACTACCACCtcgatcattgatgataatgcagGAAGAAGCTAGATACAATTGGAACCATGGTATTACTAAAACTAAAATTGATTTGGTtccattcaataataattttcccATCAAACGAAAACGTCTTTCATTTCAACCTCGTTCCGAACGTTATTCATTAACATTCAGAAAAACTAGACCTGTGACTGATCAATGTCAATGTGATGAATGtattaaacaaaatgaaaatgatgaggTTGCTGGTTTCCAGATATCTAATCCGCGAAAATTAGAAACGGATTTCGTTCATCGAACCTATGATCAAATAGCTGATCATTTCAGCACAACACGATACAAATGCTGGCCACAAGTTGTTAATTTCCTCGAATCATTACCAGCTGGATCTTTTGTCCTAGATGTTGGATGTGGAAATGGCCGCTTTCTTTCAGTCAATCCATCCATTGTGACCATCGGAACTGATCGTTCGATCAATCTGCTCAAAATTTGTCATCAACGTAATTTGGAAACATTTTTGGATAATTGTCTCTATGTTGATCAAACTATACGTGAACAAGTATTTGATGCTATCATTAGTATTGCAGTTATTCATCACATGGTTACTGAACAACGACGTGTTAGAGCGATTCATGCCATTTTGAATCTTTTGGCAATTGATGGCCTTGCATTGATCTATGTTTGGGCATTCGAACAAAAACATGAAGGTTCAGCAtccaaatatttgaaaacaacCGAGACGGTGATAAATATGGAACAAGACGATGAAAATACCTCGTTTCAAGGTACATTGTCCATACATCAGAATCGAACAGAATTTCGTGAACAAGACATATTAGTTCCTTGGActaaaaaaataactaaCGACAAACAATCAGAATTATCGGAGAAGTTTTTTCGATTCTATCACGTTTTTCAACGTGAAGAATTAGAAAATTTAGTTAATATGGTTGCCCAAAAAGAAACTAgatattcgattcgaatcgaaaaaaGCTATTATGACGAAGGAAATTGGTGTGTCATCGTTCGAAAGACAAAGCTCTAA
- the LOC124491998 gene encoding uncharacterized protein LOC124491998, with amino-acid sequence MDSICMTPNIRKDRINMKETSSSVIGNIDTARFDSLKGSRDNSSSLLLSWLCRNNTLSLVNQPFAIFHKLKNFFSFNFSDINIEMENMELKYSTSCPADITKPSQFSFFYYINHPEDFPESIQNFTQFQNNKTSHKNQICTSVLMKNCNINPIEINLLETPLFMKSTTKISMDPMTELHKFLQMNQKIEQKIKCHKKTSSLKGFETDQIEPMFPALINLTLPFKDIKRSLSFSSLDDIKHLPYDLYARVMDIFIKNHIDEKVADEKAMLKIQTMSMNGFNDNLFTTVKSDPLNSAIDINCEKKKKRRKNQKRRNRKKKNRDKCKSFLVDEKKLANDEINGGPEPESVNTQSLVEPPLKTNITKSAYEKKDCFISKFFSFPCNYESGNEISEPPSVDWDDEEYENDDVSINGSLEKEFAGNGLFFSNLVSKEPRKKHCGIELSAKDFLFDSPTNNDFDDENIWVETPEEREFREKIQAMVAKANEEWDAISLPSDCNDNDVGVFQMEIKSPQITRHVHFVEEPAIWLIPDLED; translated from the coding sequence ATGGATTCTATTTGTATGACTCCAAATATTCGAAAGGACAGAATCAATATGAAAGAAACTTCAAGCTCTGTGATTGGTAATATTGATACTGCAAGATTCGATTCATTGAAAGGTTCCCGTGATAATTCTTCATCTCTGTTACTTTCTTGGCTCTGTCGTAATAATACATTATCACTTGTTAATCAACCGTTTGCAATATTccataaattgaaaaacttttttagCTTCAACTTTTCTGATATCAACATCGAGATGGAAAATATGGAACTCAAATATTCCACTTCTTGTCCCGCTGACATTACTAAACCttcacaattttcatttttctattataTCAATCATCCAGAAGATTTTCCAGAATCTATTCAAAATTTCACACAGTttcaaaataacaaaacatcTCATAAAAACCAAATTTGTACTTCGGTTCTTATGAAAAATTGCAATATCAATCCTATCGAAATAAATCTGCTTGAAACACCTTTATTCATGAAAAGCACGACTAAGATTTCAATGGATCCTATGACAGAACTTCACAAATTTctacaaatgaatcaaaaaattgaacaaaagaTTAAGTGTCATAAAAAGACATCATCTTTGAAAGGTTTTGAAACGGATCAAATCGAACCAATGTTTCCTgcattgatcaatttaaCATTACCATTCAAGGATATAAAACGAAGCCTAAGTTTCTCATCATTGGATGATATTAAACACTTGCCATATGATTTGTATGCAAGAGTTATGGatatatttattaaaaaCCATATTGATGAAAAGGTTGCCGATGAAAAGGCCATGCTAAAAATCCAAACAATGAGTATGAATGGTTTTAACgataatttatttacaaCGGTAAAATCAGACCCACTAAATTCGGCCATCGACatcaattgtgaaaaaaagaaaaaacgtagaaaaaatcaaaaacgcAGGAAtcgcaaaaagaaaaatcgtGATAAATGTAAATCGTTTTTagtcgatgaaaaaaaattggctaatgatgaaattaatggTGGACCCGAACCTGAATCTGTAAATACACAAAGTCTTGTCGAACCaccattgaaaacaaacataacAAAATCTGCATACGAAAAAAAGGATTGCTTTataagtaaatttttttcgtttccatGCAACTATGAATCTGGTAATGAAATTTCGGAACCACCCTCTGTTGATTgggatgatgaagaatacGAAAACGATGATGTTTCCATTAACGGTAGTTTAGAGAAAGAATTTGCTGGAAACGGTCTATTCTTCTCTAATCTTGTATCTAAGGAGCCACGAAAAAAACACTGCGGAATTGAACTTTCTGCCAAAGATTTCCTATTCGATTCACCcactaataatgattttgatgatgaaaacatttggGTTGAAACACCAGAAGAGCGGGAATTTCGTGAAAAAATTCAGGCCATGGTTGCAAAAGCAAATGAAGAATGGGATGCCATTTCTTTACCATCGgattgtaatgataatgatgttggcGTATTTCAAATGGAAATCAAAAGCCCGCAAATCACACGTCATGTTCATTTCGTTGAAGAGCCTGCCATCTGGCTTATCCCTGATTTGGAAgattaa